The following proteins are encoded in a genomic region of Sulfurospirillum arsenophilum NBRC 109478:
- a CDS encoding triose-phosphate isomerase, producing MIIASNFKTNYTRGAAKAFIKEIQAFVSKTKSEQQVRIFAPFTALDRFDEVATLKVGAQNFYPVQNGSYTGEIGFEQLEEFSIETVLIGHSERRHILKESQSFIASKYDFAKARDAEIIYCIGEPAEIRVQGIDAVMSYLWEQFEGIDISYTKLIIAYEPVWAIGTGLTASLEDIEEVLTRLREKLGAPLLYGGSVKVDNIETILHVNACDGVLVGTASWNEKAFCEMIRIADTVKK from the coding sequence ATGATCATTGCTTCAAATTTTAAAACCAACTACACTAGAGGTGCTGCGAAGGCATTTATCAAAGAGATTCAAGCCTTTGTTTCAAAAACAAAAAGTGAACAGCAGGTACGTATTTTTGCACCCTTTACGGCATTAGACCGCTTTGATGAGGTAGCAACGCTTAAAGTAGGTGCTCAAAACTTTTATCCTGTGCAAAATGGTTCTTACACAGGTGAGATCGGCTTTGAACAGCTTGAGGAATTTAGCATTGAGACGGTGCTCATTGGGCACAGTGAGAGACGTCATATTCTCAAAGAATCTCAAAGCTTTATTGCTAGCAAATACGATTTTGCTAAAGCCAGAGATGCAGAGATTATCTACTGTATTGGAGAACCTGCTGAGATTCGAGTGCAGGGCATTGATGCAGTTATGAGTTATCTTTGGGAACAATTTGAAGGTATTGATATTAGCTACACTAAACTCATCATCGCGTATGAGCCTGTTTGGGCGATTGGTACAGGTTTAACGGCGAGTTTAGAAGACATTGAAGAGGTATTAACAAGGCTTCGTGAGAAACTCGGAGCACCTTTGTTGTACGGTGGAAGTGTGAAGGTCGATAACATTGAAACGATTTTACATGTAAACGCATGTGATGGTGTTTTGGTGGGAACCGCAAGTTGGAATGAAAAAGCGTTTTGCGAGATGATTCGCATCGCGGATACTGTAAAAAAATAA